The proteins below come from a single Comamonas antarctica genomic window:
- a CDS encoding dynamin family protein, translated as MATPFNAQFDQHGRWRRNFARRLQQLREWLDGHELLDAAVAERLQRLQAQVQGDKVMVAFVAEFSRGKSELINAVFFAGYGRRLMPAGAGRTTMCPAELAWEPERAPSLRLLPVETRAHASSLAEWRLRPEAWQQLPLDVDDGAQLAAALARIAEVRRVPLAQARAWGFWQDPAQDDAQPVADAQGLVEVPAWRHALINLPHPLLQDGLVILDTPGLNAIGAEPELTVGLLAQAHAVVFLVAADTGVTQSDLAVWRAHLHAGDGAALSRLVVLNKIDTLWDRLSTGQQVHAQIQRQRRAAAETLGLPPERVLPVSAQKGLVAKIGADAALLRASGLMPFEQALSDGIMGQRQGVLRLAVESGVAQLQAEVQRRLTIQRRDLDDQLAELRSLRGKNAGVMASMRARIQQEQAEFDASAARIQALRAVQARMQQTLLQAASGDAIEDGLAPLRAALARRGLKLGARQAYATAFEQLHGTVERWLTEAGELQQMVAASFRALNAEFGFSLQASAAWNVQSLARDVAQIERGYLHYLGLGHALRLAQAGHSQRLTRALAERLTAVFASAGQEVTLWSHAALAQLDAQWAERKRSFTRRIEAVDRIQQAASSLVERIAELDAAERHLTALQQQLAQLCAQLLAPPAPQPAPAAHDPTPVL; from the coding sequence TTGGCCACACCTTTCAATGCACAGTTCGACCAGCACGGCCGCTGGCGCCGGAATTTCGCGCGCCGGCTGCAGCAACTGCGCGAATGGCTCGACGGCCATGAACTGCTGGATGCGGCCGTCGCCGAGCGTCTGCAGCGCCTGCAGGCGCAGGTGCAGGGCGACAAGGTCATGGTGGCGTTCGTGGCCGAGTTCTCGCGCGGCAAGTCCGAGCTGATCAATGCGGTGTTCTTTGCCGGGTATGGCCGGCGGCTGATGCCCGCGGGCGCGGGGCGCACCACCATGTGCCCCGCGGAACTCGCCTGGGAGCCGGAGCGCGCGCCCAGCCTGCGCCTGCTGCCGGTGGAAACCCGCGCGCACGCCAGCAGCCTGGCCGAATGGCGGCTGCGGCCCGAAGCCTGGCAGCAATTGCCGCTCGATGTCGATGATGGGGCGCAACTCGCGGCCGCGCTGGCCAGGATTGCCGAGGTGCGCCGCGTGCCGCTGGCCCAGGCGCGCGCCTGGGGGTTCTGGCAGGACCCGGCGCAGGACGATGCACAGCCCGTGGCCGATGCGCAAGGCCTGGTCGAAGTGCCCGCATGGCGCCATGCACTGATCAACCTGCCCCATCCGCTGCTGCAGGATGGGCTGGTGATTCTCGACACGCCCGGCCTGAATGCCATCGGCGCCGAGCCCGAACTCACGGTCGGTCTGCTGGCCCAGGCGCATGCCGTGGTTTTTCTGGTGGCGGCCGACACCGGCGTGACGCAGTCGGACCTGGCCGTCTGGCGCGCGCATCTGCATGCGGGCGACGGCGCGGCGCTGTCGCGGCTCGTGGTGCTCAACAAGATCGACACGCTGTGGGACCGGCTCAGCACCGGCCAGCAGGTGCATGCGCAGATCCAGCGCCAGCGCCGTGCGGCCGCCGAAACCCTGGGCCTGCCGCCCGAACGCGTGCTGCCGGTGTCGGCGCAAAAAGGCCTGGTGGCCAAGATCGGCGCAGACGCCGCGCTGCTGCGCGCCAGCGGGCTGATGCCGTTCGAGCAGGCGCTGTCCGACGGCATCATGGGCCAGCGCCAGGGCGTGCTGCGCCTGGCGGTGGAGTCCGGCGTCGCGCAGCTGCAGGCCGAAGTGCAGCGCCGCCTCACCATCCAGCGGCGCGATCTCGACGACCAGCTGGCCGAGCTGCGCAGCCTGCGCGGCAAGAACGCGGGCGTCATGGCGTCGATGCGCGCGCGCATCCAGCAGGAGCAGGCCGAGTTCGACGCCAGCGCGGCGCGCATCCAGGCGCTGCGCGCGGTGCAGGCACGCATGCAGCAGACCTTGCTCCAGGCCGCGTCTGGGGACGCGATCGAAGACGGGCTGGCGCCGCTGCGTGCCGCGCTGGCGCGCCGCGGGCTGAAGCTGGGCGCGCGCCAGGCCTATGCGACGGCCTTCGAACAGCTGCACGGCACGGTCGAACGATGGCTGACCGAGGCGGGCGAACTGCAGCAGATGGTGGCGGCGTCGTTCCGTGCGCTGAATGCCGAATTCGGCTTCTCGCTGCAAGCCTCGGCGGCCTGGAACGTGCAGAGCCTGGCGCGCGACGTCGCGCAGATCGAGCGCGGCTACCTGCATTACCTGGGCCTGGGCCACGCGCTGCGGCTCGCGCAGGCCGGGCATTCGCAGCGCCTGACGCGCGCGCTGGCCGAGCGCCTGACGGCCGTGTTTGCCAGTGCGGGCCAGGAGGTCACCCTGTGGAGCCATGCGGCCCTGGCGCAACTCGATGCACAATGGGCGGAACGCAAACGCAGCTTCACGCGCCGCATCGAGGCCGTGGACCGTATCCAGCAGGCGGCCAGCAGCCTGGTCGAGCGCATTGCCGAACTGGACGCCGCCGAGCGGCACCTCACGGCCTTGCAACAACAGCTGGCGCAACTTTGCGCGCAGCTGCTGGCGCCGCCCGCGCCGCAGCCCGCGCCCGCAGCCCACGACCCCACTCCGGTACTCTGA
- the mutM gene encoding bifunctional DNA-formamidopyrimidine glycosylase/DNA-(apurinic or apyrimidinic site) lyase — MPELPEVEVTRRSFAPSIAGARILDVRLGKPLRWPLGLAPEALAGRAVRSVRRRGKYLLVDLSDGLLLLHLGMSGSLRFAPTDSLPAPGTHDHFDLVTTQGTLRLHDPRRFGAVVYAAGEDDPVARKLLGGLGMEPLEDTFALQAFHAGLQASRTPIKLLLLGGKLVVGVGNIYASEVLFMARISPLAPANTIGPRRAQRLYEAIRVVLAAAVEKGGTTLKDFSNADGMPGHFQLQTQVYDREGLPCTRCAAPLRMLRQGQRSTFYCSHCQRQ; from the coding sequence ATGCCCGAGTTACCCGAAGTCGAAGTCACGCGCCGCTCGTTTGCACCGTCCATCGCGGGGGCACGCATCCTGGACGTGCGCCTGGGCAAGCCGCTGCGCTGGCCGCTGGGCCTGGCGCCCGAGGCGCTGGCCGGGCGCGCGGTGCGCAGCGTGCGCCGCCGCGGCAAGTACCTGCTGGTCGATCTGAGCGATGGCCTGCTGCTGCTGCATCTGGGCATGTCGGGCAGCCTGCGCTTCGCGCCCACGGACAGCCTGCCTGCGCCCGGCACGCATGACCATTTCGATCTGGTGACCACGCAGGGCACGCTGCGGCTGCATGATCCGCGCCGCTTTGGCGCCGTGGTGTACGCCGCGGGCGAGGACGACCCGGTGGCGCGCAAGCTGCTGGGCGGTCTGGGCATGGAGCCGCTGGAAGACACGTTTGCGCTGCAGGCGTTCCATGCCGGCCTGCAGGCCAGCCGCACGCCGATCAAGCTGCTGCTGCTGGGCGGCAAGCTGGTGGTGGGGGTGGGCAACATCTATGCGTCGGAAGTGCTGTTCATGGCGCGCATCTCGCCGCTGGCGCCGGCCAACACCATCGGCCCGCGGCGCGCGCAGCGGCTGTACGAGGCCATCCGCGTGGTGCTGGCCGCGGCCGTGGAGAAGGGCGGCACCACGCTCAAGGATTTCTCCAATGCCGATGGCATGCCAGGTCACTTCCAGCTGCAGACCCAGGTCTATGACCGCGAAGGACTGCCCTGCACGCGCTGCGCGGCGCCGCTGCGCATGCTGCGCCAAGGCCAGCGCAGCACCTTCTACTGCAGCCACTGCCAGAGACAATGA
- a CDS encoding tetratricopeptide repeat protein has translation MVHPLRPRALALAAALAALAAVPATAWSQAEPLPPAGGTLTPPASNEVDDAAAFNAGLFYEVLVGEMAVGVGDPGSGQALILNAARQSNSPQLYRRATEMALQARAGNQALLAAQAWREAFPESRNANRFVLQILVALNRIGDTVPYLRQEVETTPAPSKPVVFLSITQLYSRASDKALAAQVVEQALQSQLSDAAAGPSAYAAIGHMQLAASNPTAALEAVQKAEVLSPGNGASALLALELLENGHRGAEPLVARYVEKQRGADMRMAYARVLLGQDRLEPAEAQLTAITRETPDYADAWFTLARLNAQQQRWPAAEAALQRFDALIPQLPNAGTQRSARTESALLHALIAQKENRYAPALQWLDSIEDGAQMLNVQVRRASILAQQGQLDQARAVIQAVPAATPQQQRQRLQAEVQLVREADQPALAYALQSTLLQQFPQDSEIAYDTAILAEKIGRYQEMEDLLRALIARDPSFHHAYNALGFSFAERGIRLDEARTLITKALEAAPNDPFIIDSLAWTEFRSGNLPLAQSLLEKAFALRPDAEIAAHLGEVLWSSGQQRQARDVWKKALALNPDNDTLRETLQRLGVKP, from the coding sequence ATGGTTCATCCTCTACGCCCTCGGGCCCTGGCGCTGGCCGCCGCACTGGCGGCGCTGGCTGCCGTTCCCGCAACCGCCTGGAGCCAGGCCGAGCCCCTGCCTCCCGCGGGCGGCACGCTGACGCCGCCGGCGAGCAATGAAGTCGACGATGCCGCGGCGTTCAACGCCGGGCTGTTCTACGAAGTGCTGGTCGGCGAGATGGCGGTGGGCGTCGGCGACCCGGGCAGTGGACAGGCGCTGATCCTCAACGCCGCACGCCAGAGCAACAGCCCCCAGCTGTACCGCCGCGCCACCGAGATGGCCTTGCAGGCACGCGCCGGCAACCAGGCGCTGCTGGCGGCGCAGGCCTGGCGCGAGGCGTTTCCCGAATCGCGCAACGCCAACCGCTTCGTGCTGCAGATCCTGGTCGCGCTCAACCGCATCGGCGACACCGTGCCCTATCTGCGCCAGGAAGTCGAAACCACGCCCGCGCCCAGCAAGCCGGTGGTATTCCTGAGCATCACGCAACTCTACAGCCGCGCCAGCGACAAGGCACTGGCGGCGCAGGTCGTCGAGCAGGCACTGCAAAGCCAGCTGTCCGACGCCGCCGCCGGCCCTTCGGCCTATGCCGCGATCGGCCACATGCAGCTGGCCGCGAGCAATCCCACGGCCGCGCTGGAAGCCGTCCAGAAGGCCGAAGTCCTGTCCCCGGGCAACGGCGCCTCCGCGCTGCTCGCGCTCGAGCTGCTGGAAAACGGCCACCGCGGCGCCGAACCGCTGGTCGCACGCTATGTCGAGAAGCAGCGCGGCGCCGACATGCGCATGGCCTACGCGCGCGTGCTGCTGGGCCAGGACCGGCTCGAGCCGGCCGAGGCACAGCTGACCGCGATCACGCGTGAAACCCCTGATTACGCCGACGCCTGGTTCACCCTGGCGCGGCTGAATGCGCAGCAGCAGCGCTGGCCCGCGGCCGAAGCCGCGCTGCAGCGCTTCGATGCACTGATTCCGCAACTGCCCAATGCCGGCACGCAGCGCAGCGCCCGCACCGAGTCAGCCCTGCTGCATGCGCTGATCGCGCAGAAGGAAAACCGCTACGCACCGGCGCTGCAATGGCTCGACAGCATTGAAGACGGCGCGCAGATGCTCAACGTCCAGGTGCGCCGGGCCTCGATCCTGGCCCAGCAGGGCCAGCTCGACCAGGCGCGCGCCGTCATCCAGGCCGTGCCCGCCGCGACGCCGCAGCAGCAGCGCCAGCGCCTGCAGGCCGAAGTGCAGCTGGTGCGCGAGGCCGACCAGCCGGCGCTGGCCTATGCGCTGCAGTCCACGCTGCTCCAGCAGTTTCCGCAGGACAGCGAGATTGCCTACGACACCGCCATCCTGGCCGAGAAGATCGGCCGCTACCAGGAGATGGAAGACCTGCTGCGCGCGCTCATCGCGCGCGACCCGAGCTTCCACCACGCCTACAACGCGCTGGGCTTCTCGTTTGCCGAGCGCGGCATCCGCCTGGACGAAGCCCGCACGCTGATCACCAAGGCGCTCGAAGCCGCGCCCAACGACCCGTTCATCATCGACAGCCTGGCCTGGACGGAATTCCGCAGCGGCAACCTGCCGCTGGCGCAATCCCTGCTGGAAAAGGCCTTTGCGCTGCGCCCCGATGCGGAGATCGCCGCGCACCTGGGTGAAGTGCTGTGGAGCAGCGGCCAGCAGCGCCAGGCGCGCGATGTCTGGAAGAAGGCGCTGGCGCTCAATCCCGACAACGACACGCTGCGCGAAACCCTGCAACGCCTGGGCGTCAAGCCATGA
- a CDS encoding lipoprotein insertase outer membrane protein LolB, with translation MRAQSPTRRALLLAAAPLALVLGGCAQPRLRPQNAAAHWSGRLALQVHDAQAEDQSFSAAFELQGSESEGQLILLTPFGAALAELLWSPAGAQLRQGGELRESPSLEALVQDTIGTPLPLGALFAWLAGEQAAAPGWRADLSQLAEGRLRAERTDPLPRATLRLVLDR, from the coding sequence ATGAGGGCGCAGTCTCCGACCCGGCGCGCGCTGCTGCTCGCGGCCGCGCCGCTGGCGCTGGTGCTCGGCGGCTGCGCCCAGCCGCGCCTGCGCCCCCAGAACGCCGCGGCGCACTGGAGCGGCCGGCTGGCGCTGCAAGTGCATGATGCCCAGGCCGAAGACCAGTCCTTCAGTGCCGCGTTTGAATTGCAGGGCTCTGAATCCGAAGGCCAGCTGATCCTGCTGACGCCGTTTGGCGCGGCGCTGGCCGAGTTGCTGTGGAGCCCCGCGGGTGCGCAGCTGCGCCAGGGCGGCGAGCTGCGCGAATCCCCATCGCTCGAGGCGCTGGTGCAGGACACCATCGGCACGCCCTTGCCCCTGGGCGCGCTGTTTGCGTGGCTCGCGGGCGAGCAGGCCGCGGCGCCGGGCTGGCGCGCCGACCTGTCGCAACTGGCCGAAGGCCGGCTGCGCGCCGAGCGCACCGATCCGCTGCCGCGCGCCACGCTGCGCCTGGTGCTCGACCGCTGA
- the ispE gene encoding 4-(cytidine 5'-diphospho)-2-C-methyl-D-erythritol kinase — MRSLHDVPAPAKLNLFLHITGRRADGYHLIESVFMLIDWQDRLHFDLRADGRITREDLSGMRLPDDDLITRAARALQAATGCRAGAHIGVEKSIPAQAGMGGGSSDAASTLLALNRLWKLDLPRPALEAIGVQLGADVPFFLRGRNAWVEGIGDIITPLEGSQQLPPQRFLVLKPGAGLETKSIFSSAALKRDSERATILDFAAMHYDYGQNNLQPVAQTLCPDVKKALDWLEAHGLHGRMTGSGSAVFAPMTQTIEMTGAPSDWMIKVCHNLDVHPLQGWARD, encoded by the coding sequence ATGCGTTCGCTTCACGACGTGCCGGCTCCGGCCAAGCTCAACCTGTTCCTGCACATCACCGGCCGCCGCGCCGATGGCTACCACCTGATCGAATCGGTGTTCATGCTGATCGACTGGCAGGACCGCCTGCATTTCGACCTGCGCGCCGATGGCCGCATCACGCGCGAAGACCTGAGCGGCATGCGCCTGCCCGATGACGACCTGATCACGCGCGCCGCGCGCGCGCTGCAGGCCGCGACCGGCTGCCGCGCCGGCGCGCATATCGGCGTGGAAAAAAGCATTCCCGCGCAGGCCGGCATGGGCGGCGGTTCCTCCGACGCGGCCAGCACGCTGCTGGCACTCAACCGGCTCTGGAAGCTGGACCTGCCGCGCCCCGCGCTCGAAGCGATTGGCGTGCAACTGGGCGCCGACGTGCCGTTCTTCCTGCGCGGGCGCAATGCCTGGGTCGAAGGCATTGGCGACATCATCACGCCGCTGGAAGGCTCGCAGCAGTTGCCGCCGCAGCGCTTCCTGGTGCTCAAGCCCGGCGCGGGATTGGAGACGAAATCGATTTTTTCGTCAGCCGCGCTGAAACGCGATTCGGAGCGTGCTACAATCTTGGACTTCGCTGCAATGCACTATGACTACGGTCAAAACAACTTGCAGCCGGTCGCACAAACCCTGTGCCCCGATGTGAAAAAAGCCCTTGATTGGCTTGAAGCACACGGATTGCATGGTAGGATGACGGGCTCAGGAAGTGCAGTGTTTGCACCGATGACGCAAACGATTGAGATGACGGGCGCACCCAGCGACTGGATGATCAAGGTTTGCCACAATCTCGACGTTCATCCGCTTCAGGGTTGGGCCAGGGATTAA
- a CDS encoding ribose-phosphate pyrophosphokinase has product MQTNHSDFMIFTGNANRGLADEIAGHLGTKLGAAEVGRFSDGEVTVEIKQNVRTRDVFVVQSTCAPTNDNLMELLVMVDALKRASAERICAVIPYFGYARQDRRPRSSRVPITAKVVANMLQAVGVERVLTMDLHADQIQGFFDIPVDNIYASPVLLGDLRQKNYEDLIVVSPDVGGVVRARALAKQLGCDLAIIDKRRPKANVSEVMHVIGDIEGRNCVIMDDMIDTAGTLVKAAEVLKQRGAKKVYAYCTHPIFSGPAIERIAGGEALDEVVVTNTIPLSANAQGCSKIRQLSVAPLIAETIKRISTGDSVLSLFSE; this is encoded by the coding sequence ATGCAGACCAATCATTCAGATTTCATGATTTTTACCGGCAATGCCAACCGTGGCCTTGCCGATGAGATTGCCGGCCATCTCGGCACCAAGCTCGGCGCCGCCGAAGTGGGTCGCTTCTCCGATGGTGAAGTCACCGTCGAAATCAAGCAGAACGTCCGCACGCGCGACGTTTTCGTCGTTCAGTCGACCTGCGCGCCGACCAACGACAACCTCATGGAACTGCTGGTGATGGTCGATGCGCTCAAGCGCGCATCCGCTGAACGCATCTGCGCCGTGATCCCCTACTTCGGCTATGCCCGCCAAGACCGCCGCCCGCGCTCGTCGCGCGTGCCGATCACGGCCAAGGTCGTGGCCAACATGCTCCAGGCCGTGGGCGTCGAGCGCGTCCTGACCATGGACCTGCACGCCGACCAGATCCAGGGCTTCTTCGATATTCCGGTCGACAACATCTACGCTTCGCCCGTGCTGCTCGGCGACCTGCGCCAGAAGAACTACGAAGACCTGATCGTCGTGTCGCCCGACGTCGGCGGCGTGGTCCGTGCCCGCGCGCTGGCCAAGCAGCTCGGCTGCGACCTGGCCATCATCGACAAGCGCCGCCCCAAGGCCAACGTCTCCGAAGTGATGCACGTGATCGGCGACATCGAAGGCCGCAACTGCGTGATCATGGACGACATGATCGACACCGCCGGTACGCTGGTCAAGGCCGCCGAAGTGCTCAAGCAGCGCGGCGCCAAGAAGGTCTACGCCTATTGCACGCACCCGATCTTCTCGGGCCCGGCCATCGAGCGCATTGCCGGCGGCGAGGCACTTGATGAAGTCGTCGTCACCAACACCATTCCCCTGAGCGCGAACGCCCAGGGTTGCAGCAAGATTCGCCAACTCTCCGTGGCCCCGCTGATCGCCGAAACGATCAAGCGCATCTCCACGGGTGATTCGGTGCTCAGCTTGTTCTCGGAATAA
- a CDS encoding 50S ribosomal protein L25/general stress protein Ctc → MNIVATERAKQGTGASRRLRNSGKTPGIVFGGSAEPLAIELDHNNLWHALKKEAFHSSVLEMDIAGQVSKVVLRDVQFHPYKQLVLHVDFQRVDENTKLHLNVPLHFEGAEKSPAVAQDKCIVTPLVTALPVVCVPSDLPEFITVDLSNLQKGGSFTLKNVKLPKGVEAHIRGTQNNPALVSIVPPADEIATPAEGAAPAAPAKKGKK, encoded by the coding sequence ATGAACATCGTCGCTACAGAGCGCGCAAAGCAAGGTACGGGTGCGAGCCGCCGTCTGCGTAATTCGGGCAAGACCCCCGGCATCGTGTTTGGCGGTTCCGCCGAGCCTTTGGCCATCGAACTGGACCACAACAACCTGTGGCACGCCCTGAAGAAGGAAGCGTTCCACTCCAGCGTGCTGGAAATGGACATCGCCGGTCAAGTCAGCAAGGTCGTGCTGCGTGACGTGCAATTCCACCCCTACAAGCAACTCGTGCTGCACGTTGACTTCCAGCGCGTGGACGAAAACACCAAGCTGCACCTGAACGTGCCCCTGCACTTCGAAGGCGCCGAGAAGTCGCCCGCAGTTGCCCAAGACAAGTGCATCGTGACCCCCCTGGTCACCGCTCTGCCCGTGGTCTGCGTGCCTTCGGACCTGCCCGAATTCATCACCGTCGACCTGAGCAACCTGCAAAAGGGTGGTTCGTTCACGCTGAAGAACGTCAAGCTGCCCAAGGGCGTGGAAGCCCACATCCGCGGCACGCAAAACAACCCGGCCCTGGTTTCCATCGTGCCCCCGGCTGATGAGATCGCCACGCCCGCCGAAGGCGCTGCACCCGCTGCTCCCGCCAAGAAGGGCAAGAAGTAA
- the pth gene encoding aminoacyl-tRNA hydrolase, which produces MIKLFVGLGNPGPEYEDTRHNAGFWWIDGLARELKVTLQPERSYFGLAARASVDGQNVWLLKPQTYMNLSGKSVGALARFFKILPEEVLVVHDELDMLPGQAKLKRGGGHAGHNGLRDIHAQLGTPDYWRLRIGIGHPGDRAEVANWVLKKPAPDQRTLIEDSIAHSLKAWRLLQAGDMDKATLQIHTTKPPRPKPAKPMAEGGNVKIG; this is translated from the coding sequence ATGATCAAATTGTTTGTCGGCCTGGGCAACCCCGGCCCCGAGTACGAAGACACGCGCCACAACGCCGGTTTCTGGTGGATCGACGGGCTGGCGCGCGAACTCAAGGTGACGCTGCAGCCCGAGCGCAGCTACTTCGGCCTGGCGGCGCGCGCCAGCGTCGACGGCCAGAATGTGTGGCTGCTCAAGCCGCAGACCTATATGAACCTGTCGGGCAAATCGGTGGGCGCGCTGGCGCGCTTCTTCAAGATCCTGCCCGAGGAAGTGCTCGTGGTGCATGACGAACTCGACATGCTGCCGGGCCAGGCCAAGCTCAAGCGCGGCGGCGGCCACGCGGGCCACAACGGCTTGCGCGACATCCATGCGCAACTCGGCACGCCCGACTACTGGCGCCTGCGCATCGGCATCGGCCACCCGGGCGACCGCGCCGAAGTCGCCAACTGGGTATTGAAGAAACCCGCCCCCGACCAGCGCACGCTGATCGAGGACAGCATCGCGCACTCGCTCAAGGCCTGGCGCCTGCTGCAGGCCGGTGACATGGACAAGGCCACGCTGCAGATCCATACCACCAAGCCGCCACGGCCGAAACCGGCGAAGCCGATGGCTGAGGGCGGAAATGTAAAAATCGGCTAA
- a CDS encoding YfhL family 4Fe-4S dicluster ferredoxin — MALMITDECINCDVCEPECPNDAIYMGELIYEIAPSKCTECVGHFDEPQCVQICPVACIPVNPEHVESRETLFEKFTRLEAAKAQGV; from the coding sequence ATGGCTTTGATGATCACCGACGAATGCATCAACTGCGACGTCTGCGAACCTGAGTGCCCGAATGACGCGATCTACATGGGCGAGCTGATCTACGAGATCGCACCGTCCAAGTGCACCGAATGCGTCGGCCATTTCGACGAGCCGCAGTGCGTGCAGATCTGCCCGGTGGCCTGCATTCCGGTGAATCCGGAGCATGTGGAGTCGCGCGAGACGCTGTTCGAGAAATTCACGCGGCTGGAAGCGGCGAAGGCGCAGGGCGTTTGA
- a CDS encoding ABC transporter permease, which produces MSVFLLKRFLTLIATLAATSAVVFVVLDVLPGNAAQVLMGPDAAPEAVQALAQQLGLDQPAWQRYLQWVQGLLVLDLGNSYAYGSPVVDLVLERLALTVPLAVLAMLITTVLALSAGVYAASRHNRWGDMGVMGLAQLGIAIPNFWFAILLILLFSVKLQWFSAGGFPGWTEDAGGGFWQAFKALLLPAISLAVVQAAILARITRSAVLDVMREDFVRTARAKGLSRRGVLWGHVLRNAMVPVVTVMGLQFANLLAGTIVVENVFYLPGLGRLIFQSIANRDLIVVRNCVMLLAAMVVIVNFIVDLLYAAIDPRLKASDL; this is translated from the coding sequence ATGAGTGTCTTTCTCCTCAAACGCTTCCTCACCCTGATTGCCACCCTGGCCGCCACATCGGCCGTGGTGTTCGTGGTGCTGGACGTGCTGCCGGGCAATGCCGCGCAGGTGCTGATGGGCCCGGACGCGGCGCCCGAAGCCGTGCAGGCGCTGGCGCAGCAGCTGGGCCTGGACCAGCCGGCCTGGCAGCGCTACCTGCAATGGGTGCAGGGCCTGCTGGTGCTCGATCTGGGCAACAGCTATGCCTATGGCAGCCCGGTCGTCGACCTGGTGCTAGAACGCCTCGCGCTCACCGTGCCGCTGGCGGTGCTGGCCATGCTGATCACCACCGTGCTGGCCCTGTCGGCCGGCGTCTATGCGGCCTCGCGCCACAACCGCTGGGGCGACATGGGCGTGATGGGCCTGGCCCAGCTGGGCATCGCCATTCCCAACTTCTGGTTTGCGATCCTGCTGATCCTGCTGTTCTCGGTGAAGCTGCAATGGTTCTCGGCCGGCGGATTTCCGGGCTGGACCGAAGACGCGGGCGGCGGCTTCTGGCAGGCGTTCAAGGCCTTGCTGCTGCCGGCAATCTCGCTGGCCGTGGTGCAGGCCGCGATCCTGGCGCGCATCACGCGCTCGGCGGTGCTGGACGTCATGCGCGAGGACTTCGTGCGCACCGCGCGCGCCAAGGGGCTGTCGCGGCGCGGCGTGCTGTGGGGCCATGTGCTGCGCAATGCCATGGTGCCCGTGGTCACCGTAATGGGCCTGCAGTTCGCCAACCTGCTGGCCGGCACCATCGTGGTCGAGAATGTCTTCTACCTGCCGGGCCTGGGCCGGCTGATCTTCCAGTCGATTGCCAACCGCGACCTGATCGTGGTGCGCAACTGTGTGATGCTGCTCGCGGCCATGGTGGTCATCGTCAACTTCATTGTCGATCTGCTGTATGCGGCCATCGATCCACGCCTCAAAGCCAGCGACCTATGA
- a CDS encoding ABC transporter permease, whose product MSTPLALVPPSAWQRALRQRSLVLGAALTLLLLLAAGLSLVWTPWSPYEIDLELKLLPPSAAHWLGTDAFGRDVASLLLVGARSSILVGLIAVGIGLLLGTALGLLAAARRGWVEELIMRLADFTFAFPAILSAIMLTAVFGAGIVNAIIAIGIFNIPTFARVTRASANAVWSRDYILAARACGRSRWAITWEHVLPNILPMLIVQATIQFAIAILAEAALSYLGLGTQPPQPSWGRMLSEAQTLMFEAPLLAIWPGLAIALAVLGLNLLGDGLRDWLDPRLARAR is encoded by the coding sequence ATGAGCACGCCCCTCGCCCTTGTCCCTCCCAGCGCCTGGCAGCGCGCGCTGCGCCAGCGCAGCCTGGTGCTGGGCGCGGCGCTGACGCTGCTGCTGCTGCTGGCTGCGGGCCTGTCGCTGGTCTGGACCCCGTGGTCGCCGTATGAGATCGACCTGGAGCTCAAGCTGCTGCCGCCCAGCGCCGCGCATTGGCTCGGCACGGACGCCTTTGGCCGCGATGTCGCCTCGCTGCTGCTGGTGGGCGCGCGCAGTTCGATTCTCGTTGGCCTGATCGCCGTGGGCATAGGCCTGCTGCTGGGCACGGCGCTGGGCCTGCTGGCGGCAGCGCGGCGCGGCTGGGTCGAGGAACTGATCATGCGCCTGGCCGACTTCACGTTTGCGTTTCCCGCCATCCTGTCGGCCATCATGCTCACGGCCGTCTTTGGCGCGGGCATCGTCAACGCCATCATCGCCATCGGCATCTTCAACATTCCGACCTTTGCGCGCGTCACGCGCGCCTCGGCCAATGCGGTCTGGTCGCGCGATTACATTCTTGCAGCGCGCGCCTGCGGCAGAAGCCGCTGGGCCATCACCTGGGAGCATGTGCTGCCCAACATCCTGCCCATGCTGATCGTGCAGGCCACCATCCAGTTTGCGATTGCCATCCTGGCCGAAGCCGCGCTGTCCTACCTGGGCCTGGGCACGCAGCCACCCCAGCCCTCGTGGGGCCGCATGCTCAGCGAAGCCCAGACGCTGATGTTCGAGGCACCGCTGCTGGCCATCTGGCCGGGCCTGGCGATTGCCCTCGCGGTGCTGGGCCTGAACCTGCTGGGCGACGGCCTGCGCGACTGGCTCGATCCACGCCTCGCACGCGCGCGCTGA